The following coding sequences are from one Paenibacillus sp. FSL R5-0912 window:
- a CDS encoding ABC transporter substrate-binding protein: MKRVKLLSTLVAFSVMLAGCASSANPQTPAATTAASGTTGTAAPAAKSNLTVAYSEGGTTLDPAEANDLTSDTLVLAAYDQLVTYGIKTENGASIANTEDIQPMLAESWEVNADNTVYTFKLKSGVSFQSGNPVDAEAVAYSFDRVAKSSSGSFLYGMAAIKTVTVKDASTVEITLTNANHNFLQILAMYTFSIVDQKTVEAQGADYLKTNAAGSGPFTLEKWDPATEAVFTANESYWQGAPNLSKVTLKFTKEASNRVLLLDKGDVDMAIEIPPKDVASLKSNTDLTVASNASNRILFFAMNNKVKPFDNVKVRQAINYAIPYEELLSGVMYGQAKQMKSSVASNTPGFTDAGYVYEHNLDKAKELLTEAGYPDGFTFDFTLGSGFDDWEDDAVLIQAELAKIGVTMNINKLARAQFLEQQKTNNLTSYISKWTSFVNDPGYHLGFLLYGKGSSNYINYSNTEVDKLWDEANLETDAAKRTALYEQAQEIITTEAPWAYLYEYNRIVGMSNKISGYAFYPDEVIRFYPLSITE; the protein is encoded by the coding sequence ATGAAAAGAGTTAAATTATTGTCCACACTCGTCGCTTTTTCAGTCATGCTTGCCGGATGCGCCAGCAGCGCCAATCCGCAGACACCTGCTGCCACTACAGCAGCTTCAGGAACTACAGGGACGGCTGCTCCTGCTGCCAAGTCAAATCTCACGGTTGCTTATTCCGAGGGCGGCACTACGCTCGACCCCGCAGAAGCTAACGATTTGACCTCCGATACACTCGTGCTTGCCGCTTATGATCAGCTGGTCACCTACGGCATCAAAACCGAAAATGGCGCAAGCATCGCCAACACTGAAGACATTCAGCCCATGCTGGCAGAGAGCTGGGAAGTGAACGCCGATAACACGGTGTACACCTTCAAGCTGAAATCCGGCGTGAGCTTCCAGAGCGGCAATCCGGTGGATGCCGAGGCGGTTGCGTATTCTTTTGACCGCGTGGCTAAATCAAGCTCCGGCAGCTTCCTCTACGGAATGGCGGCGATCAAGACAGTTACAGTCAAAGACGCTTCCACAGTTGAAATCACACTGACTAATGCCAATCATAATTTCCTGCAGATTCTCGCGATGTACACCTTCTCTATCGTGGATCAAAAGACTGTAGAAGCGCAGGGTGCTGACTACCTCAAAACGAATGCTGCCGGTTCCGGCCCGTTCACGCTTGAGAAGTGGGACCCGGCGACCGAAGCGGTCTTCACCGCTAATGAGAGCTACTGGCAGGGTGCGCCTAACCTCAGCAAAGTAACCCTGAAATTCACCAAAGAAGCCTCTAACCGCGTACTACTGCTGGATAAGGGCGATGTAGATATGGCGATCGAGATTCCTCCGAAGGATGTTGCCTCCCTGAAGAGCAACACGGATCTGACCGTCGCCTCCAATGCGAGCAACCGGATTCTGTTCTTCGCAATGAACAACAAGGTTAAACCGTTTGACAATGTAAAAGTCCGTCAGGCGATCAACTATGCGATTCCTTATGAGGAGCTGCTGAGCGGGGTAATGTACGGCCAGGCCAAGCAGATGAAGAGCTCTGTGGCGAGCAACACGCCGGGCTTCACCGATGCAGGCTACGTTTACGAGCACAACCTGGATAAAGCTAAAGAGCTGCTGACAGAAGCCGGCTATCCGGACGGATTTACCTTTGACTTCACACTCGGTTCAGGGTTCGATGACTGGGAGGATGATGCGGTCCTGATTCAGGCAGAACTGGCCAAAATCGGTGTGACCATGAACATCAACAAGTTGGCCCGTGCCCAGTTCCTGGAGCAGCAGAAGACGAACAACCTTACCTCCTATATTTCCAAATGGACATCATTTGTCAATGATCCAGGCTACCACCTCGGCTTTCTCCTGTACGGCAAAGGCTCTTCCAACTACATCAACTATTCAAATACTGAAGTAGACAAGCTGTGGGATGAGGCGAACCTGGAGACAGACGCAGCGAAACGGACGGCACTCTATGAGCAGGCACAGGAAATCATTACAACCGAAGCGCCTTGGGCTTATCTGTACGAGTACAACCGCATTGTCGGCATGAGCAACAAGATCAGCGGTTACGCCTTCTATCCGGATGAAGTCATCCGTTTCTATCCGCTTTCGATTACAGAATAA
- a CDS encoding ABC transporter permease, with amino-acid sequence MSTAAHSAQGSPAKPAAAVKPKTLLSLLLHNRLAALGLTFILIWTVVAIIAPWLAPHDPYVTDMANKLQAPSGSHWFGTDNFGRDILSRVLYGARISIWTGLIAVSISFVIGVPLGGIAAYYGGRTGTIIMRLMDVLLSFPSLVLSMAIAASIGAGLSSAMIAVGIVGIPEFARLMFGQTVSLREKEYIEASRAIGVKNTVILYRHILPNALAPLMVQATLGMGFAILTASSLSFLGLGVRPPIAEWGAMISEGREYIISGQWWLVTFPGLSIATSILGFNLLGDGFRDVLDPRLRSGK; translated from the coding sequence GTGAGCACTGCAGCACATTCAGCACAGGGCAGTCCGGCCAAACCTGCTGCGGCGGTAAAACCCAAAACGTTGTTGTCCCTGCTGCTGCATAACCGTCTGGCTGCCCTGGGGCTAACCTTTATTCTGATCTGGACCGTGGTAGCCATTATCGCACCCTGGCTTGCACCGCATGATCCTTATGTAACGGATATGGCGAACAAACTCCAGGCGCCTTCAGGCAGCCACTGGTTCGGAACCGATAACTTCGGGCGTGATATTCTCAGCCGGGTACTGTACGGTGCACGGATCAGTATCTGGACCGGCCTGATCGCCGTCTCAATTTCCTTTGTCATCGGTGTGCCGCTCGGCGGAATTGCCGCTTACTATGGCGGCCGTACCGGCACCATCATCATGCGGCTGATGGATGTACTATTGTCCTTCCCGTCACTGGTCTTGTCCATGGCGATTGCCGCTTCGATTGGTGCAGGTCTCAGCAGTGCGATGATCGCCGTGGGGATTGTCGGCATCCCGGAATTTGCCCGGCTGATGTTCGGGCAGACTGTCTCGCTCCGTGAGAAGGAGTATATAGAAGCCAGCCGGGCGATCGGCGTGAAGAATACAGTCATCCTGTACCGCCACATCCTGCCGAACGCCCTGGCTCCACTGATGGTTCAGGCTACGCTCGGGATGGGCTTCGCCATCTTGACCGCTTCCAGTCTCAGCTTCCTCGGGCTTGGCGTCAGACCCCCGATTGCCGAATGGGGAGCGATGATTTCTGAAGGCCGGGAATACATTATTTCCGGGCAATGGTGGCTGGTTACTTTTCCAGGGTTGTCCATTGCCACTTCCATCTTAGGCTTTAACCTGCTCGGAGACGGTTTCCGGGACGTTCTTGATCCGCGGTTGCGTTCGGGTAAATAA
- a CDS encoding ABC transporter permease, with amino-acid sequence MFAYTLKRLVQMIPALLGIIVITFILSRVLPGDPAIMLAGEQAPEEIVDKIRQDMGLDKPLYIQFFTYIGQLLQGNIGYAYHTGHTVASDLASRFPATIELTLASILIAVLVAIPVGIVAATRKESFLDHISRVFSLIGACVPIFWLGLMFIYVFYSILGWAPAPMGRISGDLNPPVHITGLYILDSILSGDTAALKSSLSHLLLPAICLSTGTMAIIARMTRSSMLEVVDQDFVRTARAKGLRESAVIYKHALVNALIPTLTVLGLQFGFLMGGAVITETIFSWPGIGGYVTDSILAADYAPIQAFTLVSAVLYCGINLAVDLIYGFIDPRIRYE; translated from the coding sequence TTGTTTGCTTACACATTAAAAAGACTTGTGCAGATGATTCCAGCCTTGCTAGGTATTATCGTCATCACCTTCATTCTCTCAAGAGTGCTGCCGGGTGACCCGGCGATCATGCTGGCCGGAGAGCAGGCTCCGGAGGAGATTGTGGACAAGATCCGTCAGGATATGGGGCTCGACAAGCCGCTGTATATCCAGTTCTTCACTTACATCGGCCAATTGCTGCAAGGCAATATCGGCTATGCGTATCACACCGGACATACGGTAGCCAGCGATTTGGCTTCGCGGTTCCCGGCCACCATTGAGCTGACCCTGGCCAGCATTCTGATCGCGGTTCTGGTGGCGATTCCCGTCGGGATTGTCGCAGCTACCCGCAAAGAATCGTTTCTGGATCACATTTCACGGGTGTTCTCGCTGATAGGTGCATGCGTGCCGATTTTCTGGCTGGGCCTGATGTTCATTTACGTCTTTTATTCCATCCTCGGCTGGGCACCGGCACCGATGGGACGGATCAGCGGAGACTTGAATCCGCCGGTGCATATCACCGGGCTGTATATTCTGGACAGCATTCTCTCAGGTGATACCGCTGCACTCAAAAGCAGCCTCTCGCATCTGCTGCTTCCGGCTATCTGCCTCAGTACCGGCACCATGGCGATCATCGCCCGGATGACCCGTTCCAGCATGCTGGAGGTCGTGGATCAGGACTTTGTCCGCACCGCCCGGGCCAAAGGGCTGCGGGAATCAGCCGTCATCTACAAGCATGCGCTCGTCAATGCACTAATACCAACCTTGACCGTTCTCGGTCTGCAATTCGGCTTTTTGATGGGCGGCGCGGTCATTACGGAAACGATCTTCTCCTGGCCGGGAATCGGCGGCTATGTCACTGACTCCATTCTGGCTGCGGATTATGCGCCGATTCAAGCCTTTACTCTGGTCAGCGCAGTGCTCTACTGCGGAATTAACCTGGCGGTAGACCTGATCTATGGCTTCATTGACCCGAGAATCCGCTATGAATAG